The following is a genomic window from Liolophura sinensis isolate JHLJ2023 chromosome 10, CUHK_Ljap_v2, whole genome shotgun sequence.
TAGAGTGTCGGGAGACCTTGGGAACAAATcagggtcgggtcataccaaagaaaaatggtacttgctgctggcTCACATTgccctcagcactgagaggttatagCAAGGAAgcatgactggttggctcgtcgtcagtataatgtgactgattgaggtatcatgtctggtgtcattagCATAATATTTCAATGGCAGCAACaatttggcgacatggactcgccctgcaacaagaagacaccatatatgtacacacaccttatgactcctcttcatcatatgactaaataattgttaagcatgacgttaaacccccaatcGTATAAATATACACCtataataaatattgtttatttgattcgatttttacacggtactcaagaatatttcacttcaagcTGCACAAAAAGGCAAACAATATTCAAAGCCAtattggggcctctgtggctgagttggttagcgcgtgcacagtgtaatgacccaggagcctcttaccaatgcggtcgctatgagttcctttccagccgtacgtagaaaggtctgtcaccaacctgcggggggtcatgggtttcccctgggctctgcctggtttcctcccaccataatgctgtctgccatcatataagtgaaatattcttgagtacggtgtaaaacaccaataaaataaataaataaataaataaatccaaagcTGTTTTAGAAGAATTTACTGGTAAATAcaatcatgcatgtacatttacattgttatcCTCCTCTAGTTGGAAATAGACAGaaacatgtatctgtacaaCAAAATGTTCAAGAAAACTTCTGAACAATTCACAAACACATTACTTTTAACTGTTCCTTAGTACAAAGCTGCTCCAGCAATTTTATTGTTGACTTAGATTCCTTCTCTTTTGACACCCTGTGATCTCTGAGAACTACGGATTCTGCAAAGAACCAATGCCATCCATTTCAACTGTGCCTAACTGGCAATCCAAACAACAAATGAGTCCAGCGCTACCATACTGTACATGCTAGGGTTTTTTGCCATGTTTCTTCCCCTTGCTTTTGCTCTTCCCTGATTGGTTGCCAAATCTGTTGCTGGCTGCCGCTCCCTCTGATTGGACGAGATGAAGTGACCTGGGTTCCATGGCACTGGCTCTAGCAGATGCGTCCTGTTCTATGCTGGCTCTGATAGTGTTCTCAAGACCCTGGTAGTAGAACAGTAAGAGAGgaaaatgtattttcatttcactATTATCATCCCGTTCCTTATGAATGACACAGTGCCGGTAATGTACTTGAATGCTGAATTTAATACAAACTACAGCATATCAGCTTTGTGTGCTTTGCTAATTATTTAACTGAGCGCTCAAAGATTTAATACTTTATATACACTATAGAGTGTATTTCTTGAAAAATTATACAAGACAAAAATGCATGACAAAAATTTTTGAATCATCTTATTACTAccaaatgtttgatattttaaggtctttattattaataatatctACATGGCATACACAATAACTAGAAACACTATATTTATTGTGACCTGGTCTCAGCTTGAGGTCATTTTGATTTCAAGCTCTTCGAAACAAGtgaaatgaccaaacattttgacacctgAATTTACAAGAGAAGATTTTATCTTTATCTTGTTTGTCATTCAAAGATAATTAATTTGTTTACCTTCTTCAGTTTGGCTACTTGCACGAGCTTTGCCTTCTTTGGTGCAATGATTCTTCCTTTATGAAAGAACAAAAGCAAGCTGAGtgtgaatgactgattgattgattgattgttgtttcaaaCTGAAAGCAGAATTTTGACTGTATTCCATGGCAGTGAGATGCATGAACCAGAGTAACCAGGGTAAACCACTCTAattattccttcgtcgttatatgactgaaaaattgtcaagtacgactttaaacctcAATCATTTGCTCACTCGGGAGgtggtaaatccagggtcaattctgggttgGGCCACGTCTAAGACCTTaaatgaggaagttgtaacttttggcttttttttttcaaatgtcttgACAAATGTTATTTACCCCTACAAACAAAACTACGTCATTTTTTCCTCGTCCATATACTTTTTTTCTGTCCCACAATCTTATGAATACTGGATACGCGGGTCAATATCCTAACCAGACCTTCACCTATACAGAGGGcagatttttttcctttcctttctTTTGGCTTACAAATAGTGTTACCCCATCATACATATTCATGTCACGCATGATCGTAATGCAGGTACAGAGTTGTGAAAGTTGACTAATTCAGGCTGCTGGCATTGTCTATCGTTGACCCGCTTCTGTGTTGTTTATAGCGTAAAGTAAATGCGTCACTGCAATGACGTCAATTCAACGTGGCCAAAGCAGCAACCAAAACTTTAAAACTCTCCGTCAGAGACGTACACAGCGAAGTAAACATGTGCACGTGTACAGCccatgcatgttgttgttgtttcagattCTATGTTCAGGTGTCACATCAGCACATTTGATTcgtgacacacacaaaaattatgTCAACTGAGATAAATGATCTTACCGCCCCTTTTAGGACCTTTGTTCTTGTTCCTGTCTTTGTGTTTTGGTTTCCCGTGGACGGGAACTTTAACGTTAGTTTTCAATTTCCCCTGCGCCATAATTTGCGTATTTAGGTTAATAAATCGGATGCTGGGTCAATGGAAGGGACCATTTATATAGGGGATAAAGAGGTCTGAGAAAATAAGTTTTTGTCCTGTATCTAAGGATGCCAAAGtataaaatcaagaaaaatcaTACAATTCAGCACTGGAGTATACCTTTTTCTAACTTAGACTGGCAGGAGAAATTCTGGTGGTTAGATAATATTGTCCTCTAGCTTACACCCCCTTCAAAATGCGCTCGCCCAGAGGCTGAAAGCAGCTGGCGACGTCAGAAAATGTCAGTCTGTCGGAGAAAATAGACGAGGAGCCGTCCGTGCGTCTACCAATTTAGCCTTATGACGCAACAGGAATTAATCGCTGGTGAGTTCTGATGGTTGATCACGACAGTCCTTTTGTCATGTTAATTATGCAGAGCCGATTAGCTATTTACTGGTGACATGATTAGGAGGTGGAAGTGCGCGCCAGGAAACTGATATGTCTACTTTGTAACGATTGGAAGCTACTGCTCGTCAACGGTGACCTTGACTGAATGGATGCCGAAACAGTGGCACTTTGTGAATAACTCCGTTGCTACCTTCATACGATATACTATTGATCAATATAGCCTATTTGCCGTACATCTTTCTATTATATCATCTCTTATCATAGTACTGAAGCCTATACCTGTACAGTACACTTTACACTTTGAATTCATGCTGACTGCTCCAGGCATTGATCAGTAATCATGTTATATGATGATCAGGTCCATGTTATTACTGTCCTAGCAGAGTCTCATGCCAGGATGATTCTGGAAATTGATGTGGTGCAAACTGTTTGTCTGCAGACGCTTTGTACATCCCCACGTGATCAGCCCACCAGTGGCAATGTTTGCTTACATGAAGTTATACCACCATGCCTGTCAGATTGTCCGTCTACTAATGTGGCGTACGCGTGCCAccaatacaatgtatatacatgctgaTGTACATGGTATCCATTTTAGTACTATCTGATAATGCCTAACCTGTAGTGAAGATAGGCTGAGCAATGCATGCCACTGGATGCGTGAATCATATGCCTACCAGTACAGCATGGTCCAATCCACTGTCCACTATATAACTGTtaattacggtgggaggaaaccgggcagagtggGGGAAGCCACGggtatccgcaggttgctagcagatcttctcacgtacgtccagagaggaagccagtgtgagctggacttgaactcacagggactgcattggtgagaggcccccaaggccacggagaccccaacTGTCAAAAACATCTGTAGTTTCAGTATACGTTATATACCCATATACACATTGTAACATGTATGAAAGTAACACAGATGTGTGCCTCTGTACTGTtcataaaatgtacatgaagtacaggtatgttgACCAATATATTCACAGAATTTTTGTTGAAACCGGATTCTGCCTTTCTTATTCAAAAAATGCTTCATATTGTGAGTGGAAAACATCAGTCTGTTGTAAAGTATTGGTCACTGCACTTAGACCACTGCATGGGAAGGATTTTTCTGCTGTCCTGGTGACCTCATTTTGAATGcattaacctacatgtacatgtggctgagTGGGGCTGTGTGAAAAGAGTCTTTCCTGCATTCGCATGATGCAGGACGTGCTGTAAATTCAAGGTATGGTGACTGTTATTCTTTCTAGTGGCTTGTGTTTATGTGACCTTTGTGTCAGTTTTGTAATTCAAGCAAAATCTGCAATGTTTACCCTACATTTATAATGGAACTGTCACTGATGCTGTCTGTAACACTTGTCAGCTTGTGACTGTCCTTAGTAAAGGGTATGTCCACTTGGTGGGGGCactcagctttatgggtggaagaaattgAGCTTCACCCATAATGACATCTCACCCTAATGCCACCTTACCCTAATGCCACCTGACTATAATGCCACCTCACCATAATGTCACCTCTCCCTAATGCCACCTCACCCTAATGCCACTTTCACAGTTACATGAAGGTACCTGACCATACTTTGACCAACTTGTGTGTCAAACCGTTCTTGGGCTAGTTCAGTGGGAGGCAACAGGGCCAATTTCTTGCTCCCAAATAGcattcacatctacatgtgctgGTATATTTATAATGCAGAcattatgtattgatttatttgaatggtgttttacgccatactcaagaatattttacttacatgacggtggcaagcattatggtgggaggaaaccgggggaaaacccacaaccatcagcaagttgctagcagaccttcccacatacagccggagaggaagccagcatgagctggacttgaactccgaCCGCATagac
Proteins encoded in this region:
- the LOC135477190 gene encoding leydig cell tumor 10 kDa protein homolog; the protein is MAQGKLKTNVKVPVHGKPKHKDRNKNKGPKRGGRIIAPKKAKLVQVAKLKKGLENTIRASIEQDASARASAMEPRSLHLVQSEGAAASNRFGNQSGKSKSKGKKHGKKP